DNA from Amorphoplanes friuliensis DSM 7358:
GGTCGTCGACCCGGACCGGACGGCGCAGCCCGGCCTGCAACCGCTCCACGATCCCGTCCATCTCCGCCGACGAGGTGTCCGTCATGATGACAGCGAACTCGTCCCCGCCCAGCCGGGCGACCATGTCGTCGCTCCGGACGGCTTGGGTCAGCCGCTGCCCGACCACAGCCAGCAGATGATCACCTGTGCCGTGCCCGAGCCGGTCGTTGACCTCCTTGAAGCCGTTGAGGTCGAGCACGGCCAGCTGGACGACGTGGGACGGCAGCGATTCCTGCAGTCGCTGCTCGAACCGCCGCCGGTTGGGGAGCCCGGTCAGCCCGTCGAGCATCGCGAGATCTTCCAGCTGTCCGGCCTGGATCTGGACCTTGGTCACGAAACCCGACAAACGTACAAGCACCAGACCGAACAACACGACCGCGCCGGCGGCCACCGGCAGCCAGCTGATCCGGCCCGGCCGGTGCCACCCCTCGATCACCAGCACCACGGGTACGGGCAGAGTCGAGACGCCCAGCAACGTCAGCCGCATCCGGCCGAACCGTTCCTTGGTGGCGTCGTCCGCGCCGGCCCGGCCGGTCGGCGCGTAACGGGCAGCACCGGCGATGCAGACGTACACGAGCAGGTACATCCCCAGCGCTACGTGGTACACGGGGCTGGAGGGTGTCAGGAAGGAATAGCCGGCGTTGCTGAGCATCGCGGTGACACTGCACAGGGTCAGCAACCACAGCGTGGGTGAGCGTCCGCCGACCCGGAAGATCAGCGGCATCGTCACCGCGATCTGCAGCAGGCCGGCCGTCGGATACGCCACCGAGGCCAGGCGCACCAGTCCAGGCAGGTCGGGCTGGTGTGCGATGGGTTCGATGACAAAAACCCAGTACACGAGGCCCAGGCCGGTGACGATCACCGCGGAATCGAGAAGACCGGCGAGGCTGCGTTGCCGGGGCGGACGGCTGAGGCCGAACAGCCCGCCGATGAGCAGAGGGTAGGCGCTGAGGTAGAAGACGTCGGCCCAGGACGGAAACGGCAGAAGGCCCAGGGTCACGGCATTGCCGACAGAGACGAGATCACCGGCTGCCCAGAAGGCCAGTCCGCCGGTCAGGACGTACCACAGCCGGGCGTCCGCCAACGGCCGCCGGCGAATGTTGACAACCGCCAGGACCACAGAGGTCAGGCTCGTCAGCAACATGACGATCTGCCGTGCGGCCTCGCTCGGAGCCACCACG
Protein-coding regions in this window:
- a CDS encoding putative bifunctional diguanylate cyclase/phosphodiesterase, which encodes MRRNGGWLAWPAVGLLACVAYVVAPSEAARQIVMLLTSLTSVVLAVVNIRRRPLADARLWYVLTGGLAFWAAGDLVSVGNAVTLGLLPFPSWADVFYLSAYPLLIGGLFGLSRPPRQRSLAGLLDSAVIVTGLGLVYWVFVIEPIAHQPDLPGLVRLASVAYPTAGLLQIAVTMPLIFRVGGRSPTLWLLTLCSVTAMLSNAGYSFLTPSSPVYHVALGMYLLVYVCIAGAARYAPTGRAGADDATKERFGRMRLTLLGVSTLPVPVVLVIEGWHRPGRISWLPVAAGAVVLFGLVLVRLSGFVTKVQIQAGQLEDLAMLDGLTGLPNRRRFEQRLQESLPSHVVQLAVLDLNGFKEVNDRLGHGTGDHLLAVVGQRLTQAVRSDDMVARLGGDEFAVIMTDTSSAEMDGIVERLQAGLRRPVRVDDQDLLISASVGSADSTGTDDPYEVLRRADVAMYAAKTDDGGHRRYSNRMDQDAGEQAQVRAELKVALDTGQFRLVYQPIVSLPGGRIVSVEALVRWQHPERGSVSPAAFIPVAEQNGLIVELGEWILREACTQAVAGATSSARPRPSASASTCPPASWPNPTSPTSSRRSWPGPGWARQT